The proteins below come from a single Nitrospiraceae bacterium genomic window:
- a CDS encoding NADH-quinone oxidoreductase subunit L, with amino-acid sequence MTTAVFIPLLPLLAAMLIGWQGKRLASRVALIGIVATAGSSFFSFLTLYHVSTEGPFQLTFWSWGQGASSALTFGMLVDRLTAVMMVLISSVSVIIHLYSRRYLQGDAGYQRFFGLLGLMTFTILSLVASANFLMLFLFWQLLSWVLYLLLAFNFSYPAACEYARKTLLVHRIGDITFLSGLLLIYQYFGTFEFAVVFQLAASDPPMIRLWSGFPFEISIVPVIGLLIFVGAMAKSAQFPLHVWLPDTMDSPTPVSALMHAGIINAGGFLLNRLAPLYALSPSTLHLVFIVGFCTVLLGASMMLVQNDIKKTLGFSTMGQMGYMIMECGLGAFALAIFHLIAHGFFKATLFLASGSIIQAARHEPKFPPTSGHRPTKLPTTLTWTTGLSVTLLMPLFILLVAHGVLDVPLRDDHGAVIFLFFGWVTASQAIFSLYRLQAVASWKVAGAMIATLFFIGFIYLWAGESFTHFLYPEPGVADGFFEAAAFQPQVFDALIIISTLVVLFGWLVMYTTARGQKILNPHWVLSIRQTGWVLLINRCYVDGLYKKLGAALLRLAEKVAYRY; translated from the coding sequence ATGACCACAGCCGTTTTCATTCCTCTCCTCCCGCTGCTGGCCGCCATGCTGATTGGTTGGCAGGGGAAACGTCTGGCATCCCGCGTGGCGTTGATCGGGATCGTCGCCACCGCCGGGTCCAGTTTTTTCTCGTTTCTGACCCTGTACCACGTCAGTACCGAAGGCCCGTTTCAACTCACCTTCTGGTCGTGGGGGCAGGGGGCTTCTTCCGCACTGACGTTCGGGATGTTGGTCGACCGGCTGACAGCGGTAATGATGGTGCTTATCTCCAGTGTCAGTGTAATCATTCATCTGTATTCCCGCCGGTATTTACAGGGTGATGCGGGGTACCAGCGGTTTTTCGGGTTACTCGGGTTGATGACCTTCACCATCCTCTCCTTGGTCGCCAGCGCCAATTTCCTGATGTTGTTTTTGTTCTGGCAATTATTAAGCTGGGTGTTGTATCTACTGCTGGCTTTCAATTTTTCTTATCCCGCGGCATGTGAGTATGCGCGAAAAACGTTATTGGTTCATCGAATCGGGGATATCACCTTTCTCTCTGGCCTTCTGCTTATTTATCAGTATTTCGGCACGTTTGAATTTGCGGTCGTGTTTCAACTGGCGGCTTCGGATCCTCCGATGATCCGGTTGTGGTCCGGGTTCCCCTTTGAAATCAGTATCGTACCGGTCATCGGACTGCTGATTTTCGTCGGCGCGATGGCCAAATCCGCGCAATTTCCATTGCACGTCTGGCTTCCGGACACGATGGATTCCCCGACGCCGGTCTCCGCCCTCATGCATGCCGGGATCATCAACGCCGGCGGGTTTCTGCTGAACCGGTTGGCCCCGTTGTACGCCCTGTCTCCGTCGACCCTTCATCTCGTGTTCATCGTGGGATTCTGCACTGTTCTGCTTGGAGCCTCGATGATGTTGGTTCAGAATGACATTAAGAAAACCCTGGGTTTTTCCACCATGGGACAGATGGGGTACATGATTATGGAGTGTGGCCTGGGGGCCTTTGCCCTCGCCATCTTCCACCTCATCGCGCATGGATTCTTTAAGGCCACCCTCTTTCTGGCTTCGGGAAGTATCATTCAAGCCGCGCGACATGAGCCGAAATTTCCACCAACCTCCGGTCACCGACCGACCAAGCTGCCGACCACGTTGACCTGGACAACCGGGTTGAGCGTGACGCTGCTGATGCCGCTGTTTATTCTTTTGGTGGCCCATGGTGTGTTGGACGTGCCTCTTCGAGATGATCACGGGGCGGTAATCTTTCTCTTTTTCGGATGGGTGACGGCTTCTCAGGCGATTTTCAGCCTTTATCGTTTGCAGGCCGTGGCTTCCTGGAAGGTTGCCGGTGCAATGATCGCGACGTTGTTTTTTATCGGATTCATCTATTTATGGGCGGGTGAATCCTTCACGCATTTTCTCTATCCGGAGCCGGGCGTCGCCGATGGGTTTTTCGAGGCCGCGGCCTTTCAGCCCCAGGTATTCGATGCGCTGATCATAATATCCACGCTGGTGGTGCTGTTCGGTTGGCTGGTTATGTACACCACGGCCCGTGGACAGAAAATTCTCAACCCCCATTGGGTACTTTCGATACGGCAGACCGGTTGGGTTTTGCTTATCAACCGGTGTTATGTAGATGGACTGTATAAAAAACTGGGTGCTGCCCTGCTCCGCTTGGCGGAGAAAGTGGCTTACCGGTATTAA